The sequence AGAATCTCTTTATCGTTCAAATGGCATCTTTCATACAATGTTTCAATTAAAAGAAAATACAACCTGTCTATTATCCGATGTAATGAAAGAAGCTGAATATGCTTGGCAATCTATCTTAAAACGTACAACGATTGCTGTATTACACCAGGCACTTAATAATACCTCTTCAAAGGAATCTCTTACTAAAATTGATTCTTGGTTAAATGAAAAGGTTGTCTTATAAAATCATTCTCATTTTGCTGGTTAAGGGAAATGAGAATTACTAAAACAATTCAACAATAGAAATAAAGGTCTGTTGAAATATATGTTCTAAATAAATAATTTTTAGGAGGGAATTTAATGTTTGTTAGAGTGGTAACTTTAGATTGTAAAGCGGGAATGGAAGAACAGCTTCGAGAAATGGGACGGCTTGTGCTCGTACCTATCAACAAAGAGGCAGGCTGTATTAGTGCATATTTCTTAGAGCCTAGCATTGAAAACGATAATACTTCTTTTGGTGTAGTAAGCATTTGGCCAGATAAAGAAACATTAGACACTATGAAGAATAGTGAAAGATATCGAAATTCAATTCAAAACATGAGTCCTTTAATTGAAACATTAACGGATCGTCTATATTTGACTGTTTGAATGGTTGACATATTGATAATTTTACGAATAATGATCATGAAAAATATAAGACGTATAAATCAAAGGTGCAATACTAGTTTATAAACGGGTCATAACTGGAATTACAGTCCAAATTATGACCCGTTTTTTCTTGTATCTAGGTCGCATCCCTAATCACTACAAAAAGCGTCATAGTTAGAATAGACAATCTAACTCAGTGTATGTAAAAATTTTCTTAGCGTATATTCTCGTTAAAATGTGGGTGGGACCCCTCGTTGATCCATCTGGTCTAAATCTTTTAGAGATAAGTATCCGAAATCTCGAATACATAAATCTCCTGGGCATAAGGTATCTAAACACTCTGTACCAAAGGTTTTATCATTATTTTTACCTGGTTCCATTTGAAAATTGAGGAATTTCCCACTATGTAAATCATACTCTAGTTGAATCTTAATACCGGCTGTTTGTGCACATCCTCCTGAACCAGGATAAATAGGGGATAAATGATTGGGTACTTGAAAAATAGTAGCATCTAAAATACTTATACGTTGAAAATAAGAAGTATATTGGTTTTGGATTTGAGACGAATCGTTTAGTTAGCTTTTGACTAAAAGAGAGAATAT comes from Bacillus cereus group sp. RP43 and encodes:
- a CDS encoding antibiotic biosynthesis monooxygenase; this encodes MFVRVVTLDCKAGMEEQLREMGRLVLVPINKEAGCISAYFLEPSIENDNTSFGVVSIWPDKETLDTMKNSERYRNSIQNMSPLIETLTDRLYLTV